A DNA window from Desertibacillus haloalkaliphilus contains the following coding sequences:
- a CDS encoding HPr family phosphocarrier protein, with the protein MVEKEVEVKLKTGLQARPAALFVQEANRFSSDIFIEKDTKKVNAKSIMGIMSLAIGSGVKVTIVTEGNDEEEAMDALINFVEKEE; encoded by the coding sequence GTGGTAGAAAAGGAAGTTGAAGTGAAATTAAAGACGGGTTTACAAGCACGCCCGGCAGCATTGTTTGTCCAGGAGGCAAACCGCTTTAGCTCGGATATTTTTATTGAAAAAGATACGAAAAAGGTGAATGCGAAAAGTATCATGGGCATTATGAGCTTAGCCATCGGCTCTGGTGTAAAGGTTACCATCGTGACGGAAGGTAATGATGAAGAGGAAGCAATGGACGCATTAATCAACTTCGTCGAAAAAGAAGAATAG